Proteins from one Salvelinus namaycush isolate Seneca chromosome 34, SaNama_1.0, whole genome shotgun sequence genomic window:
- the LOC120029228 gene encoding olfactory receptor 11A1-like, producing the protein MENSTHYKVFRLAAYGDIGQLKYFYFAVVTVLYFVIILANALLIGVIFIERSLHEPMYMFLCALFVNQLYGSTGLFPAFMFYLLSDTHDISLLYCYLQIYVLYTYGLTEYSNLAVMSYDRYMSICYPLQYNNIMTPERVCSLILLSCLSSFFLIAIIISLSLRLQFCGNVLDRLYCDNYSVVKLACSNTTLNNIWGLVVTVLYISCTICPTIYSYVRILQICLKSSKETKQKAFNTCTPHIASMLNFLFGWLFVILQGRYETADLPPILRTILFVYFLICPPLFNPLMYGVRIVKIRHACKKLVSCITTEHQGELPSLPSDYAQTDAEWDRWEDPTPQPILPDLDSWPI; encoded by the exons ATGGAAAACTCTACTCACTATAAGGTCTTTAGGCTTGCTGCATACGGTGATATCGGACAATTGAAGTACTTCTACTTTGCTGTAGTAACTGTATTATATTTTGTCATCATTCTTGCCAATGCTTTGCTTATTGGAGTTATCTTCATTGAAAGAAGCCTTCATGAACCCATGTATATGTTTCTATGTGCTTTGTTTGTTAATCAGTTGTATGGGAGCACTGGTTTGTTTCCTGCTTTCATGTTTTACTTACTCTCTGACACACATGATATTTCCCTTCTTTATTGTTACCTCCAGATTTATGTGTTGTACACATATGGTTTAACAGAATATAGTAATTTAGCAGTTATGTCCTATGACAGGTACATGTCTATTTGTTATCCTCTACAGTATAACAATATTATGACACCTGAAAGAGTTTGCAGCTTAATTCTGCTGTCCTGCTTGTCTTCTTTTTTCCTCATCGCCATCATTATCTCCCTGAGTTTGCGACTGCAATTTTGTGGTAACGTTCTAGACAGACTGTATTGTGACAACTACTCAGTAGTCAAGCTTGCCTGTTCAAATACTACACTGAATAACATATGGGGTCTTGTTGTCACTGTGCTTTATATTTCTTGTACTATATGTCCTACCATATACTCATATGTAAGAATTCTACAAATATGTTTAAAGTCTTCAAAAGAGACAAAACAGAAAGCATTTAACACCTGTACACCACATATAGCCTCTATGCTGAACTTCTTATTTGGCTGGTTATTTGTGATTCTACAAGGCAGATATGAAACTGCAGATCTTCCACCTATACTTCGCAcaattttatttgtttattttctgaTATGTCCACCACTTTTCAATCCTTTAATGTATGGCGTTAGGATTGTAAAAATCAGGCATGCTTGTAAAAAG ctagttagctgcaTAACTACAGAGCATCAAGGGGAGCTgccctccctaccttcagacTATGCTCAAAC